A portion of the Stigmatella aurantiaca DW4/3-1 genome contains these proteins:
- a CDS encoding DUF3037 domain-containing protein: MSFGSSDHNPSGIMLQTGLVHAGLCEEPAKALEHLLDPMVW; encoded by the coding sequence ATGTCTTTCGGCTCGTCGGACCACAATCCGAGCGGCATCATGCTCCAGACGGGCCTGGTGCACGCGGGCCTGTGCGAGGAGCCCGCGAAGGCGCTGGAGCACTTGCTGGACCCCATGGTGTGGTGA